GACGCTCCCCCAGAAGTTAAAAGCTGTCTCAATGGCTCTTTTAAAATGGAGCAGATCCAGATTTAGCAATGCCAAGGATCAGATTTATTACCTTAAATACTAGCTTCAAGCTTTGACAAATCAGCCTCATGGCCATTACGATAAAGCTGAGATATCAGACCTGAAAGAGAAAATATGTTTGTTATGGTAGCAGGAAGAGAAATTTTAGGCTATGCGATTACGTGTTAATTGGCTTCAATGGGGGGATAGGAacaccaaattttttcatgcaaccactattcaaagaagacaaaataacaaaatcagCATGCTGCAGGATGATCAACAAACTTGGGTACGTGACCCGACTTCCCTCAAGGAGATGACTTCTAGTTTTTCAGGACTTTATATACTTCTACGGGGTCTAGAGATTATAGCCCAACTTTGAATATTTGTAAGCATAAGGTGACTGCAGAAATGAATGACACTCTTATTGTTGAAGTTACATATGAGGAGGTCCAAAAAGTAGTGTTCCAGCTAGGTGCAACTAAAGCATCGGGCCCAAACGGACTTAATGGTCAATTTTATTAGGCATACTGGGACATCTTACAAGAAGATATAGTTGCAGCCGTGCAACAATTCTTTCGCACATGAATTTTGCTGCCTgaatattgttggagaaatctttttggaatattttgaagctgacaaaacgtttccatcagtctagtctgaagatttgcagactctactatttaaagtctgaagacctccggactaccagactcaagactcaaagtctattctcattgacagtttctaatccattgaagaaaggctatccagaactgagtgattcattaaggatttggccttatcgactagagaagatctcttggctggatatgacataatggattcctttattcgaatcaagattgattaaggatccgatgattggcgaagtatacttggaaggttctacttatggaaaccgagatcctgattgtatgggcgagcatgattgatgggctatcgacatgttcctttaatagctcgaatgatcttcctaattgattctgtccaacgggaagattggaagaattcctttagtaagtgccaacgggtatgatggcataaaggagtatataaggaaggcgtttcagttgttcgagagagtgcacgatagaagaattccaaagtctgaagctccttgttcttagtcaattcatttactgagcgaaatcttgtacgcaaaagagagtttatattttgagataccttgaggaagtgtggtagagtatctatactgtggaatcaagggaaagcattgctgtaaaatctcttttgttcatagtgaaatccagccggtgggctgtcagtgcgaaagagtggacgtaggtttggaataagccgaaccactataaactttgtgttcatttctcttccctactctctgctttactttgatcataattcgttttgtcaactaaaggagaacttcctttctatcgtctGTCTAGTATTGCTCTCATAtttcgagaaattgtttttacacctattcacccccctctaggtgcttatactagctatatcaaataTAACTGCACTTATGTTTCTTTGATCCCAAAAATCCCTCACCCAGAAATATTAGATCAATACAAACCTATTAGTCTTTGTAACTATATTTATAAAGCCATTTCTAAAATCCTGGCCAATCGTCTCAAACCCTGGCTGCTAGAATTGATAGCCCAAGAACAAAGTGCTTTCGTAGGTGGTCGGCAAATCCAGGACAATATTATTGTGGTTCAAGAGGTACTTCATCAAATTAGAATacggaaaagaaagaagcattttCAGGCAGTACTTAAACTGGATATGGCAAAGGCTTATGACTAGGTAGAGTGGGACTTTCTTAGAGCATATCTTCTAAAGTTGGGCTTTCATACTAGATGGGTTAATTGGATTTTGCAATGTGTGACTACAGTCTCTTACGGTGTAAAATTTAATGGTGAATCTCTGCCTATTTTCATCCAACCCGAGGTTTGAGGCAAGGTGACCCTTTATCACCGTACTTGTTCATCCTGATGGCCAATGTCTTAACAAGCTTAATCAACAATGCAGTGGCTATTGGCAATCTTAAATGTATTAAGCTAAATCGATGGTGTCCCACCttatctcatttatttttcgcagatgatgctatcttcttccttgatgcGAAGATTATTGAATGTCATAACTTAGCTTCTATCCTGAATGAATATTGTTTAGCTACAGGACAAGCTGTTAATAGGAATAAATCCGGTCTGTTTTTTAGTACAGATTGTCCTAGCAACTTGAAAGAGAATCTGGCTAGTGAACTTAGAGTCCCTATATTGCAAAAAACTAGCAACTATTTTGGCATTCCTTCAGACTGGGGGAAATCTAAGAGTGACATGTTTAAATGGATTATGAGTCGTGTGAACTCAAAGCTAGAAGGTTGGAAGGAAAAGCTTATCTCAAAAGGGAGTAAGGAAGTCTTACTGAAAACGGTGGTGCAAGCAATtcctcaatatgctatgtcgaTTTTTAAAATCCCTATTGCGTTATGTAAGTTAATTGAAAAGAGGATAGCTAGATTCTAGTGGCAGTTTGATTACAGCAAGCAAGGTATACAATGGAAAAACTGGGAGTCTATTAAGAGTAGGAAAAATGAAGGGGGTTTAGGTTTTCGCGATCTTTTGGCTTTCAACAGAGCATTActaggaaaacaagcttggcggCTAGCTCAACAACCACATTCTCTGCCTAGCAAAATACTTAAAGGCTTATATTTTCACTCTCTGGATTTATGGAATGCCACTAAAGGTGCTAGACCCTTttggggttggcaaagcattTTGCTAGGCCGAGAATCTATTGCCGATAAGGTCTTATGGTCTGTTGGGGACGGTACACAAATCAAAATAAGAGAGGACAGATGGCTGGCTAGGGGTGTAATAAGGGGCCCTACTCCTAGAGATGAACCACATCGAGTAGCAGATTTATTATCTCAGAACAACAAGCATGGAATACTACACTATTATGCCAGAGTTTTGATAGTAAACTAGTCGAAGAAATTCTATCTATTTCTATCCGGCCTCAGCACATGCAAGACAAACTTGTCTGAACAGGAAAACATAATGGACAATTTACAGTAAAGAGCTGTTATAATCAAATCAGAGCTCAGCAAACATGCCACAACAACAATCAAGCCTCTTCATCTTTTTAGCCACCTCGCAAATTATCGAATGTAATATGGAAAATCACTACTATGCCAAAATTAAGACCATTCATGTGGTCAATTTGTAGCAATGTACCGCCGACTAGAGAAAACCTATATCGTCGACACATCATCTCACACCCTACTTGTTGTATGTGTACAACGCAGGTACCCGAAACACCAgagcatttatttttgttatgccCATGGACTTTAAATGTATGGTTACACTCAGAATTCGACCTCCAGCATCTTCCTACAGGTGTGAATCGAATAGAAAGCTGGTTGGTTGCTGTATTGAGAAACAGAATGGCTTACCAAAGCTTGAAACTGTTGCGGCTATTCTCTGGCATATATGGAAAGCTAGAAACAACTTCTTATTCCGTCAGCAACGTCCGAATGTGGAGCAGGTTGTGCAATCAACGTTAGTTGACGCCCGATCCGATTGGAGATTCGGCCAGAAGAGGAAGCGGCGTGGGATAAATCAAAATGATTTGAATCAGCAATGGCATCCACCAGCCAAAGGCTTTCTAAAAGTCAATATTG
This region of Eucalyptus grandis isolate ANBG69807.140 chromosome 8, ASM1654582v1, whole genome shotgun sequence genomic DNA includes:
- the LOC120287080 gene encoding uncharacterized protein LOC120287080 yields the protein MDFKCMVTLRIRPPASSYRCESNRKLVGCCIEKQNGLPKLETVAAILWHIWKARNNFLFRQQRPNVEQVVQSTLVDARSDWRFGQKRKRRGINQNDLNQQWHPPAKGFLKVNIDAAYLSHCNDASVACVCRDSSGILLDGFARSVSASSALRVEVLGLNQTLKFLLQRGRGSNYIEVESNCLTLVDAINDPP